The following coding sequences are from one Haploplasma axanthum window:
- a CDS encoding family 43 glycosylhydrolase, with product MKQIVNPFLPSYEYIPDPEPRVFDGRVYIYGSHDRFNGVSFCLNDYVTWSAPIDDLTNWRYEGVIYERKSDPKYRKGPLNAMFASDVIKALDGKYYMYYTLGYCGHISIAVSDSPTGKYEFLGHVKYEDGILLGEKNEGIQFDPAIFIDEDKRVYLYSGFAPRKLSRFLFGNKKPMKEGAMVVELSNDMQTVISKPKYIAKTIFNSKDTDYYGHEFFEAASMRKINGKYYFIYSSINGHELCYAISDYPDKGFKYQGILVSNGDIGIKNKPINYIGNNHGSILELNDDFYIFYHRQTNRNSFSRQACAEKIKFEDGKFIQAEITSNGLNNTPLKAEGKHMAYIACNLYSKKGVYFYRVFKKHSKYHPYFTQDGKDRNENPKQYIKNFNKYSIAGFKYFEFNNETEIEVYVKGRSKGKIIVKNGNNELLAIISINGMQNKFKADLKALKGIHELQFSYEGKGNFNFISFEIK from the coding sequence ATGAAACAAATAGTTAATCCTTTTCTACCGAGTTATGAATATATACCTGATCCTGAACCAAGAGTTTTTGATGGAAGAGTATATATTTATGGTTCACATGATCGATTTAATGGAGTATCATTTTGTCTGAATGATTATGTCACATGGTCGGCACCAATTGATGATTTAACTAATTGGCGTTATGAAGGTGTTATATACGAAAGAAAAAGTGATCCTAAATATAGAAAAGGCCCTTTAAATGCAATGTTTGCATCAGATGTTATTAAGGCATTAGATGGAAAATATTATATGTACTATACATTGGGATATTGTGGACATATAAGTATTGCAGTATCAGATTCTCCAACTGGTAAATATGAATTTTTAGGTCATGTGAAATATGAAGATGGAATACTACTTGGTGAGAAAAATGAAGGAATTCAATTTGATCCAGCAATATTTATTGATGAAGATAAAAGAGTTTATTTATATAGTGGATTTGCACCTCGAAAACTTTCAAGATTTTTATTTGGTAATAAAAAACCAATGAAAGAAGGAGCGATGGTTGTTGAACTTAGCAATGATATGCAAACAGTTATTAGTAAGCCTAAATATATTGCTAAAACAATCTTTAATAGCAAAGATACGGATTACTATGGGCATGAATTCTTTGAAGCAGCATCAATGAGAAAGATTAATGGCAAATACTATTTTATTTACTCATCAATTAATGGACATGAGCTTTGTTACGCAATAAGTGATTATCCAGATAAGGGTTTTAAGTATCAAGGTATACTCGTTTCTAATGGAGATATTGGTATAAAAAATAAACCAATAAATTATATTGGAAACAACCATGGAAGTATATTGGAATTAAATGATGATTTTTATATATTTTATCATAGGCAAACAAATAGAAATAGTTTCTCAAGGCAAGCGTGTGCGGAAAAAATTAAATTTGAAGATGGAAAGTTCATACAAGCAGAAATAACATCGAACGGATTAAATAATACCCCATTAAAAGCTGAAGGGAAACATATGGCATATATTGCTTGCAACTTATATTCTAAAAAAGGTGTATATTTTTATCGCGTATTTAAAAAGCATAGTAAATACCACCCTTATTTTACTCAAGATGGAAAAGACAGAAATGAAAACCCGAAACAATATATTAAGAACTTTAATAAATATAGTATTGCTGGATTTAAGTATTTTGAATTTAACAATGAAACAGAGATTGAAGTTTATGTTAAAGGTAGATCAAAAGGTAAAATAATTGTTAAAAATGGAAATAATGAATTGCTTGCTATAATATCTATTAATGGTATGCAAAACAAGTTTAAAGCAGATTTAAAAGCTCTTAAAGGGATTCATGAACTTCAATTTAGTTATGAAGGAAAAGGTAATTTTAATTTTATAAGTTTTGAAATTAAATAG
- a CDS encoding Dps family protein, with protein sequence MEKLYTFLNKEVANFSVLFTKLHHHHWYVKGPNFFSLHVKFEEFYDEINELYDEFAERLLTIGGEPISNMKGYLKAASLDEVNDNLTSEQMVKMIHDDFVLIADELKQGIVIAQDLHDETTADLFISTVGKLEKHAWMLKFYLSK encoded by the coding sequence ATGGAAAAGTTATACACGTTTTTAAACAAGGAAGTTGCTAACTTTAGTGTTCTATTCACTAAGTTACATCATCATCACTGGTATGTTAAAGGTCCAAACTTCTTCAGCCTACATGTTAAATTTGAAGAATTCTATGATGAAATTAACGAGTTGTATGATGAATTTGCTGAAAGATTGTTAACAATCGGTGGAGAACCTATTTCAAATATGAAAGGTTATTTAAAAGCAGCTTCACTAGATGAAGTCAATGATAATCTGACTTCTGAACAAATGGTTAAAATGATTCATGACGATTTTGTGTTAATTGCAGATGAACTAAAACAAGGAATTGTTATTGCGCAAGATTTACATGATGAAACAACAGCTGATTTATTTATTAGCACTGTTGGCAAACTTGAAAAACACGCATGGATGTTAAAATTCTACTTATCTAAATAG